A portion of the Macaca mulatta isolate MMU2019108-1 chromosome 2, T2T-MMU8v2.0, whole genome shotgun sequence genome contains these proteins:
- the BAP1 gene encoding ubiquitin carboxyl-terminal hydrolase BAP1 isoform X1: MNKGWLELESDPESVLPYCFPFLIAGVKGVQVEEIYDLQSKCQGPVYGFIFLFKWIEERRSRRKVSTLVDDTSVIDDDIVNNMFFAHQLIPNSCATHALLSVLLNCSNVDLGPTLSRMKDFTKGFSPESKGYAIGNAPELAKAHNSHARPEPRHLPEKQNGLSAVRTMEAFHFVSYVPITGRLFELDGLKVYPIDHGPWGEDEEWTDKARRVIMERIGLATAGEPYHDIRFNLMAVVPDRRIKYEARLHVLKVNRQTVLEALQQLIRVTQPELIQTHKSQESQLPEESKSASNKSPLVLEANRAPAATEGTHTDGAEEAAGSCTQAPSHSPPSKPKLVVKPPGSSLNGVPPNPTPIVQRLPAFLDNHNYAKSPMQEEEDLAAGVGRSRVPVRPPQQYSDDEDDYEDDEEDDVQNTNSAIRYKRKGTGKPGALSGSADGQLSVLQPNTINVLAEKLKESQKDLSIPLSIKTSSGAGSPAVAVPTHSQPSPTPSNESTDTASEIGSAFNSPLRSPIRSANPTRPSSPVTSHISKVLFGEDDSLLRVDCIRYNRAVRDLGPVISTGLLHLAEDGVLSPLALTEGGKGSSPSIRPIQGSQGSSSPVEKEVVEATDSREKTGLVRPGEPSSGEKYSPKLPIARGALLLASPHQRCNAGFWQELLALLKCVEAEIANYEACLKEEVEKRKKFKIDDQRRTHNYDEFICTFISMLAQEGMLANLVEQNISVRRRQGVSIGRLHKQRKPDRRKRSRPYKAKRQ, from the exons ATGAATAAGGGCTGGCTGGAGCTGGAGAGCGACCCGG AGTCTGTCCTTCCCTACTGCTTTCCTTTCCTCATCGCAGGTGTCAAAGGGGTGCAAGTGGAGGAGATCTACGACCTTCAGAGCAAATGCCAGGG CCCTGTATATGGATTTATCTTCCTGTTCAAATGGATCGAAGAGCGCCGGTCCCGGCGAAAGGTCTCTACCTTGGTGGATGATACGTCCGTGATTGATGATGATATTGTGAATAACATGTTCTTTGCCCACCAG CTGATACCCAACTCTTGTGCGACTCATGCCTTGCTGAGCGTGCTCCTGAACTGCAGCAACGTGGacctgggacccaccctgagtcGCATGAAGGACTTCACCAAGGGCTTCAGCCCTGAG AGCAAAGGATATGCGATTGGCAATGCCCCGGAGTTGGCCAAGGCACATAATAGCCATGCCAG GCCCGAGCCACGCCACCTCCCTGAGAAGCAGAATGGCCTTAGTGCAGTGCGGACCATGGAGGCGTTCCACTTTGTCAGCTATGTGCCTATCACAGGCCGGCTCTTTGAGCTGGATGGGCTGAAGGTCTACCCCATTGACCATG GGCCCTGGGGGGAGGATGAGGAGTGGACAGACAAGGCCCGGCGGGTCATCATGGAGCGTATTGGCCTCGCCACTGCAGG GGAGCCCTACCACGACATCCGCTTCAACCTGATGGCAGTGGTGCCCGATCGCAGGATCAAGTATGAGGCCAGGTTGCATGTGCTGAAGGTGAACCGTCAGACAGTACTAGAGGCTTTGCAGCAG CTGATAAGAGTAACACAGCCGGAGCTGATTCAGACCCACAAGTCTCAAGAGTCACAGCTGCCTGAGGAGTCCAAGTCAGCCAGCAACAAGTCCCCGCTGGTGCTGGAAGCAAACAGGGCCCCTGCAGCCACTGAGGGCACCCACACAG ATGGTGCAGAGGAGGCGGCTGGTTCATGCACACAAGCCCCATCCCATAGCCCTCCCAGCAAACCCAAGCTGGTGGTGAAGCCTCCAGGCAGTAGCCTCAACGGTGTTCCCCCCAACCCCACTCCCATTGTCCAGCGGCTGCCAGCCTTTCTAGACAATCACAACTATGCCAAGTCCCCCATGCAG GAGGAAGAAGACCTGGCGGCCGGTGTGGGCCGCAGCCGAGTTCCAGTCCGCCCACCCCAGCAGTACTCAGATGATGAGGATGACTATGAGGATGACGAGGAGGATGACGTGCAGAATACCAACTCTGCCATTAG GTATAAGCGGAAGGGAACAGGGAAGCCAGGGGCATTGAGCGGTTCAGCTGATGGGCAACTGTCAGTGCTGCAGCCCAACACCATCAACGTCTTGGCTGAGAAGCTCAAAGAGTCCCAGAAGGACCTGTCAATTCCTCTGTCCATCAAGACTAGCAGCGGGGCTGGGAGTCCGGCTGTGGCAGTGCCCACACACTCGCAGCCCTCGCCCACCCCCAGCAATGAGAGTACGGACACGGCCTCTGAGATCGGCAGTGCTTTCAACTCGCCACTGCGCTCGCCCATCCGCTCGGCCAACCCGACACGGCCCTCCAGCCCTGTCACCTCCCACATCTCCAAGGTGCTTTTTGGAGAGGATGACAGCCTGCTGCGTGTTGACTGCATACGCTACAACCGTGCTGTCCGTGATCTGGGTCCTGTCATCAGCACAGGCCTGCTGCACCTGGCTGAGGATGGGGTGCTGAGTCCCCTGGCGCTGACAG AGGGTGGGAAGGGTTCCTCGCCCTCCATCAGACCAATCCAAGGCAGCCAGGGGTCCAGCAGCCCAGTGGAGAAGGAGGTCGTGGAAGCCACGGACAGCAGAGAGAAGACAGGGCTGGTGAGGCCTGGCGAGCCCTCGAGTGGGGAGAAGTACTCACCCAAG CTGCCTATTGCTCGTGGGGCTTTGTTGCTGGCCAGCCCCCATCAGAGGTGCAATGCTGGGTTTTGGCAGGAGCTGCTGGCACTGCTAAAGTGTGTGGAGGCTGAGATTGCAAACTATGAGGCGTGCCTCAAGGAAGAggtagagaagaggaagaagttcAAG ATTGATGACCAGAGAAGGACCCACAACTACGATGAGTTCATCTGCACCTTTATCTCCATGCTGGCTCAGGAAG GCATGCTGGCCAACCTAGTGGAGCAGAACATCTCCGTGCGGCGGCGCCAAGGGGTCAGCATCGGCCGGCTCCACAAGCAGCGGAAGCCTGACCGACGGAAACGCTCTCGCCCCTATAAGGCCAAGCGCCAGTGA
- the BAP1 gene encoding ubiquitin carboxyl-terminal hydrolase BAP1 isoform X5 has product MNKGWLELESDPESVLPYCFPFLIAGVKGVQVEEIYDLQSKCQGPVYGFIFLFKWIEERRSRRKVSTLVDDTSVIDDDIVNNMFFAHQLIPNSCATHALLSVLLNCSNVDLGPTLSRMKDFTKGFSPESKGYAIGNAPELAKAHNSHARPEPRHLPEKQNGLSAVRTMEAFHFVSYVPITGRLFELDGLKVYPIDHGPWGEDEEWTDKARRVIMERIGLATAGEPYHDIRFNLMAVVPDRRIKYEARLHVLKVNRQTVLEALQQLIRVTQPELIQTHKSQESQLPEESKSASNKSPLVLEANRAPAATEGTHTDGAEEAAGSCTQAPSHSPPSKPKLVVKPPGSSLNGVPPNPTPIVQRLPAFLDNHNYAKSPMQEEEDLAAGVGRSRVPVRPPQQYSDDEDDYEDDEEDDVQNTNSAIRYKRKGTGKPGALSGSADGQLSVLQPNTINVLAEKLKESQKDLSIPLSIKTSSGAGSPAVAVPTHSQPSPTPSNESTDTASEIGSAFNSPLRSPIRSANPTRPSSPVTSHISKVLFGEDDSLLRVDCIRYNRAVRDLGPVISTGLLHLAEDGVLSPLALTEGGKGSSPSIRPIQGSQGSSSPVEKEVVEATDSREKTGLVRPGEPSSGEKYSPKELLALLKCVEAEIANYEACLKEEVEKRKKFKIDDQRRTHNYDEFICTFISMLAQEGMLANLVEQNISVRRRQGVSIGRLHKQRKPDRRKRSRPYKAKRQ; this is encoded by the exons ATGAATAAGGGCTGGCTGGAGCTGGAGAGCGACCCGG AGTCTGTCCTTCCCTACTGCTTTCCTTTCCTCATCGCAGGTGTCAAAGGGGTGCAAGTGGAGGAGATCTACGACCTTCAGAGCAAATGCCAGGG CCCTGTATATGGATTTATCTTCCTGTTCAAATGGATCGAAGAGCGCCGGTCCCGGCGAAAGGTCTCTACCTTGGTGGATGATACGTCCGTGATTGATGATGATATTGTGAATAACATGTTCTTTGCCCACCAG CTGATACCCAACTCTTGTGCGACTCATGCCTTGCTGAGCGTGCTCCTGAACTGCAGCAACGTGGacctgggacccaccctgagtcGCATGAAGGACTTCACCAAGGGCTTCAGCCCTGAG AGCAAAGGATATGCGATTGGCAATGCCCCGGAGTTGGCCAAGGCACATAATAGCCATGCCAG GCCCGAGCCACGCCACCTCCCTGAGAAGCAGAATGGCCTTAGTGCAGTGCGGACCATGGAGGCGTTCCACTTTGTCAGCTATGTGCCTATCACAGGCCGGCTCTTTGAGCTGGATGGGCTGAAGGTCTACCCCATTGACCATG GGCCCTGGGGGGAGGATGAGGAGTGGACAGACAAGGCCCGGCGGGTCATCATGGAGCGTATTGGCCTCGCCACTGCAGG GGAGCCCTACCACGACATCCGCTTCAACCTGATGGCAGTGGTGCCCGATCGCAGGATCAAGTATGAGGCCAGGTTGCATGTGCTGAAGGTGAACCGTCAGACAGTACTAGAGGCTTTGCAGCAG CTGATAAGAGTAACACAGCCGGAGCTGATTCAGACCCACAAGTCTCAAGAGTCACAGCTGCCTGAGGAGTCCAAGTCAGCCAGCAACAAGTCCCCGCTGGTGCTGGAAGCAAACAGGGCCCCTGCAGCCACTGAGGGCACCCACACAG ATGGTGCAGAGGAGGCGGCTGGTTCATGCACACAAGCCCCATCCCATAGCCCTCCCAGCAAACCCAAGCTGGTGGTGAAGCCTCCAGGCAGTAGCCTCAACGGTGTTCCCCCCAACCCCACTCCCATTGTCCAGCGGCTGCCAGCCTTTCTAGACAATCACAACTATGCCAAGTCCCCCATGCAG GAGGAAGAAGACCTGGCGGCCGGTGTGGGCCGCAGCCGAGTTCCAGTCCGCCCACCCCAGCAGTACTCAGATGATGAGGATGACTATGAGGATGACGAGGAGGATGACGTGCAGAATACCAACTCTGCCATTAG GTATAAGCGGAAGGGAACAGGGAAGCCAGGGGCATTGAGCGGTTCAGCTGATGGGCAACTGTCAGTGCTGCAGCCCAACACCATCAACGTCTTGGCTGAGAAGCTCAAAGAGTCCCAGAAGGACCTGTCAATTCCTCTGTCCATCAAGACTAGCAGCGGGGCTGGGAGTCCGGCTGTGGCAGTGCCCACACACTCGCAGCCCTCGCCCACCCCCAGCAATGAGAGTACGGACACGGCCTCTGAGATCGGCAGTGCTTTCAACTCGCCACTGCGCTCGCCCATCCGCTCGGCCAACCCGACACGGCCCTCCAGCCCTGTCACCTCCCACATCTCCAAGGTGCTTTTTGGAGAGGATGACAGCCTGCTGCGTGTTGACTGCATACGCTACAACCGTGCTGTCCGTGATCTGGGTCCTGTCATCAGCACAGGCCTGCTGCACCTGGCTGAGGATGGGGTGCTGAGTCCCCTGGCGCTGACAG AGGGTGGGAAGGGTTCCTCGCCCTCCATCAGACCAATCCAAGGCAGCCAGGGGTCCAGCAGCCCAGTGGAGAAGGAGGTCGTGGAAGCCACGGACAGCAGAGAGAAGACAGGGCTGGTGAGGCCTGGCGAGCCCTCGAGTGGGGAGAAGTACTCACCCAAG GAGCTGCTGGCACTGCTAAAGTGTGTGGAGGCTGAGATTGCAAACTATGAGGCGTGCCTCAAGGAAGAggtagagaagaggaagaagttcAAG ATTGATGACCAGAGAAGGACCCACAACTACGATGAGTTCATCTGCACCTTTATCTCCATGCTGGCTCAGGAAG GCATGCTGGCCAACCTAGTGGAGCAGAACATCTCCGTGCGGCGGCGCCAAGGGGTCAGCATCGGCCGGCTCCACAAGCAGCGGAAGCCTGACCGACGGAAACGCTCTCGCCCCTATAAGGCCAAGCGCCAGTGA
- the BAP1 gene encoding ubiquitin carboxyl-terminal hydrolase BAP1 isoform X16, which produces MEAFHFVSYVPITGRLFELDGLKVYPIDHGPWGEDEEWTDKARRVIMERIGLATAGEPYHDIRFNLMAVVPDRRIKYEARLHVLKVNRQTVLEALQQLIRVTQPELIQTHKSQESQLPEESKSASNKSPLVLEANRAPAATEGTHTDGAEEAAGSCTQAPSHSPPSKPKLVVKPPGSSLNGVPPNPTPIVQRLPAFLDNHNYAKSPMQEEEDLAAGVGRSRVPVRPPQQYSDDEDDYEDDEEDDVQNTNSAIRYKRKGTGKPGALSGSADGQLSVLQPNTINVLAEKLKESQKDLSIPLSIKTSSGAGSPAVAVPTHSQPSPTPSNESTDTASEIGSAFNSPLRSPIRSANPTRPSSPVTSHISKVLFGEDDSLLRVDCIRYNRAVRDLGPVISTGLLHLAEDGVLSPLALTEGGKGSSPSIRPIQGSQGSSSPVEKEVVEATDSREKTGLVRPGEPSSGEKYSPKLPIARGALLLASPHQRCNAGFWQELLALLKCVEAEIANYEACLKEEVEKRKKFKIDDQRRTHNYDEFICTFISMLAQEGMLANLVEQNISVRRRQGVSIGRLHKQRKPDRRKRSRPYKAKRQ; this is translated from the exons ATGGAGGCGTTCCACTTTGTCAGCTATGTGCCTATCACAGGCCGGCTCTTTGAGCTGGATGGGCTGAAGGTCTACCCCATTGACCATG GGCCCTGGGGGGAGGATGAGGAGTGGACAGACAAGGCCCGGCGGGTCATCATGGAGCGTATTGGCCTCGCCACTGCAGG GGAGCCCTACCACGACATCCGCTTCAACCTGATGGCAGTGGTGCCCGATCGCAGGATCAAGTATGAGGCCAGGTTGCATGTGCTGAAGGTGAACCGTCAGACAGTACTAGAGGCTTTGCAGCAG CTGATAAGAGTAACACAGCCGGAGCTGATTCAGACCCACAAGTCTCAAGAGTCACAGCTGCCTGAGGAGTCCAAGTCAGCCAGCAACAAGTCCCCGCTGGTGCTGGAAGCAAACAGGGCCCCTGCAGCCACTGAGGGCACCCACACAG ATGGTGCAGAGGAGGCGGCTGGTTCATGCACACAAGCCCCATCCCATAGCCCTCCCAGCAAACCCAAGCTGGTGGTGAAGCCTCCAGGCAGTAGCCTCAACGGTGTTCCCCCCAACCCCACTCCCATTGTCCAGCGGCTGCCAGCCTTTCTAGACAATCACAACTATGCCAAGTCCCCCATGCAG GAGGAAGAAGACCTGGCGGCCGGTGTGGGCCGCAGCCGAGTTCCAGTCCGCCCACCCCAGCAGTACTCAGATGATGAGGATGACTATGAGGATGACGAGGAGGATGACGTGCAGAATACCAACTCTGCCATTAG GTATAAGCGGAAGGGAACAGGGAAGCCAGGGGCATTGAGCGGTTCAGCTGATGGGCAACTGTCAGTGCTGCAGCCCAACACCATCAACGTCTTGGCTGAGAAGCTCAAAGAGTCCCAGAAGGACCTGTCAATTCCTCTGTCCATCAAGACTAGCAGCGGGGCTGGGAGTCCGGCTGTGGCAGTGCCCACACACTCGCAGCCCTCGCCCACCCCCAGCAATGAGAGTACGGACACGGCCTCTGAGATCGGCAGTGCTTTCAACTCGCCACTGCGCTCGCCCATCCGCTCGGCCAACCCGACACGGCCCTCCAGCCCTGTCACCTCCCACATCTCCAAGGTGCTTTTTGGAGAGGATGACAGCCTGCTGCGTGTTGACTGCATACGCTACAACCGTGCTGTCCGTGATCTGGGTCCTGTCATCAGCACAGGCCTGCTGCACCTGGCTGAGGATGGGGTGCTGAGTCCCCTGGCGCTGACAG AGGGTGGGAAGGGTTCCTCGCCCTCCATCAGACCAATCCAAGGCAGCCAGGGGTCCAGCAGCCCAGTGGAGAAGGAGGTCGTGGAAGCCACGGACAGCAGAGAGAAGACAGGGCTGGTGAGGCCTGGCGAGCCCTCGAGTGGGGAGAAGTACTCACCCAAG CTGCCTATTGCTCGTGGGGCTTTGTTGCTGGCCAGCCCCCATCAGAGGTGCAATGCTGGGTTTTGGCAGGAGCTGCTGGCACTGCTAAAGTGTGTGGAGGCTGAGATTGCAAACTATGAGGCGTGCCTCAAGGAAGAggtagagaagaggaagaagttcAAG ATTGATGACCAGAGAAGGACCCACAACTACGATGAGTTCATCTGCACCTTTATCTCCATGCTGGCTCAGGAAG GCATGCTGGCCAACCTAGTGGAGCAGAACATCTCCGTGCGGCGGCGCCAAGGGGTCAGCATCGGCCGGCTCCACAAGCAGCGGAAGCCTGACCGACGGAAACGCTCTCGCCCCTATAAGGCCAAGCGCCAGTGA
- the BAP1 gene encoding ubiquitin carboxyl-terminal hydrolase BAP1 isoform X17 has translation MGPGGRMRSGQTRPGGSSWSVLASPLQGKGPAPALFYLLELYLLWEGQRVSREPYHDIRFNLMAVVPDRRIKYEARLHVLKVNRQTVLEALQQLIRVTQPELIQTHKSQESQLPEESKSASNKSPLVLEANRAPAATEGTHTDGAEEAAGSCTQAPSHSPPSKPKLVVKPPGSSLNGVPPNPTPIVQRLPAFLDNHNYAKSPMQEEEDLAAGVGRSRVPVRPPQQYSDDEDDYEDDEEDDVQNTNSAIRYKRKGTGKPGALSGSADGQLSVLQPNTINVLAEKLKESQKDLSIPLSIKTSSGAGSPAVAVPTHSQPSPTPSNESTDTASEIGSAFNSPLRSPIRSANPTRPSSPVTSHISKVLFGEDDSLLRVDCIRYNRAVRDLGPVISTGLLHLAEDGVLSPLALTEGGKGSSPSIRPIQGSQGSSSPVEKEVVEATDSREKTGLVRPGEPSSGEKYSPKLPIARGALLLASPHQRCNAGFWQELLALLKCVEAEIANYEACLKEEVEKRKKFKIDDQRRTHNYDEFICTFISMLAQEGMLANLVEQNISVRRRQGVSIGRLHKQRKPDRRKRSRPYKAKRQ, from the exons ATG GGCCCTGGGGGGAGGATGAGGAGTGGACAGACAAGGCCCGGCGGGTCATCATGGAGCGTATTGGCCTCGCCACTGCAGGGTAAGGGCCCTGCACCTGCCCTGTTCTACCTTCTGGAGCTGTACCTACTTTGGGAGGGACAGAGAGTATCCAG GGAGCCCTACCACGACATCCGCTTCAACCTGATGGCAGTGGTGCCCGATCGCAGGATCAAGTATGAGGCCAGGTTGCATGTGCTGAAGGTGAACCGTCAGACAGTACTAGAGGCTTTGCAGCAG CTGATAAGAGTAACACAGCCGGAGCTGATTCAGACCCACAAGTCTCAAGAGTCACAGCTGCCTGAGGAGTCCAAGTCAGCCAGCAACAAGTCCCCGCTGGTGCTGGAAGCAAACAGGGCCCCTGCAGCCACTGAGGGCACCCACACAG ATGGTGCAGAGGAGGCGGCTGGTTCATGCACACAAGCCCCATCCCATAGCCCTCCCAGCAAACCCAAGCTGGTGGTGAAGCCTCCAGGCAGTAGCCTCAACGGTGTTCCCCCCAACCCCACTCCCATTGTCCAGCGGCTGCCAGCCTTTCTAGACAATCACAACTATGCCAAGTCCCCCATGCAG GAGGAAGAAGACCTGGCGGCCGGTGTGGGCCGCAGCCGAGTTCCAGTCCGCCCACCCCAGCAGTACTCAGATGATGAGGATGACTATGAGGATGACGAGGAGGATGACGTGCAGAATACCAACTCTGCCATTAG GTATAAGCGGAAGGGAACAGGGAAGCCAGGGGCATTGAGCGGTTCAGCTGATGGGCAACTGTCAGTGCTGCAGCCCAACACCATCAACGTCTTGGCTGAGAAGCTCAAAGAGTCCCAGAAGGACCTGTCAATTCCTCTGTCCATCAAGACTAGCAGCGGGGCTGGGAGTCCGGCTGTGGCAGTGCCCACACACTCGCAGCCCTCGCCCACCCCCAGCAATGAGAGTACGGACACGGCCTCTGAGATCGGCAGTGCTTTCAACTCGCCACTGCGCTCGCCCATCCGCTCGGCCAACCCGACACGGCCCTCCAGCCCTGTCACCTCCCACATCTCCAAGGTGCTTTTTGGAGAGGATGACAGCCTGCTGCGTGTTGACTGCATACGCTACAACCGTGCTGTCCGTGATCTGGGTCCTGTCATCAGCACAGGCCTGCTGCACCTGGCTGAGGATGGGGTGCTGAGTCCCCTGGCGCTGACAG AGGGTGGGAAGGGTTCCTCGCCCTCCATCAGACCAATCCAAGGCAGCCAGGGGTCCAGCAGCCCAGTGGAGAAGGAGGTCGTGGAAGCCACGGACAGCAGAGAGAAGACAGGGCTGGTGAGGCCTGGCGAGCCCTCGAGTGGGGAGAAGTACTCACCCAAG CTGCCTATTGCTCGTGGGGCTTTGTTGCTGGCCAGCCCCCATCAGAGGTGCAATGCTGGGTTTTGGCAGGAGCTGCTGGCACTGCTAAAGTGTGTGGAGGCTGAGATTGCAAACTATGAGGCGTGCCTCAAGGAAGAggtagagaagaggaagaagttcAAG ATTGATGACCAGAGAAGGACCCACAACTACGATGAGTTCATCTGCACCTTTATCTCCATGCTGGCTCAGGAAG GCATGCTGGCCAACCTAGTGGAGCAGAACATCTCCGTGCGGCGGCGCCAAGGGGTCAGCATCGGCCGGCTCCACAAGCAGCGGAAGCCTGACCGACGGAAACGCTCTCGCCCCTATAAGGCCAAGCGCCAGTGA
- the BAP1 gene encoding ubiquitin carboxyl-terminal hydrolase BAP1 isoform X3: MNKGWLELESDPESVLPYCFPFLIAGVKGVQVEEIYDLQSKCQGPVYGFIFLFKWIEERRSRRKVSTLVDDTSVIDDDIVNNMFFAHQLIPNSCATHALLSVLLNCSNVDLGPTLSRMKDFTKGFSPESKGYAIGNAPELAKAHNSHARPEPRHLPEKQNGLSAVRTMEAFHFVSYVPITGRLFELDGLKVYPIDHGPWGEDEEWTDKARRVIMERIGLATAGIKYEARLHVLKVNRQTVLEALQQLIRVTQPELIQTHKSQESQLPEESKSASNKSPLVLEANRAPAATEGTHTDGAEEAAGSCTQAPSHSPPSKPKLVVKPPGSSLNGVPPNPTPIVQRLPAFLDNHNYAKSPMQEEEDLAAGVGRSRVPVRPPQQYSDDEDDYEDDEEDDVQNTNSAIRYKRKGTGKPGALSGSADGQLSVLQPNTINVLAEKLKESQKDLSIPLSIKTSSGAGSPAVAVPTHSQPSPTPSNESTDTASEIGSAFNSPLRSPIRSANPTRPSSPVTSHISKVLFGEDDSLLRVDCIRYNRAVRDLGPVISTGLLHLAEDGVLSPLALTEGGKGSSPSIRPIQGSQGSSSPVEKEVVEATDSREKTGLVRPGEPSSGEKYSPKLPIARGALLLASPHQRCNAGFWQELLALLKCVEAEIANYEACLKEEVEKRKKFKIDDQRRTHNYDEFICTFISMLAQEGMLANLVEQNISVRRRQGVSIGRLHKQRKPDRRKRSRPYKAKRQ; this comes from the exons ATGAATAAGGGCTGGCTGGAGCTGGAGAGCGACCCGG AGTCTGTCCTTCCCTACTGCTTTCCTTTCCTCATCGCAGGTGTCAAAGGGGTGCAAGTGGAGGAGATCTACGACCTTCAGAGCAAATGCCAGGG CCCTGTATATGGATTTATCTTCCTGTTCAAATGGATCGAAGAGCGCCGGTCCCGGCGAAAGGTCTCTACCTTGGTGGATGATACGTCCGTGATTGATGATGATATTGTGAATAACATGTTCTTTGCCCACCAG CTGATACCCAACTCTTGTGCGACTCATGCCTTGCTGAGCGTGCTCCTGAACTGCAGCAACGTGGacctgggacccaccctgagtcGCATGAAGGACTTCACCAAGGGCTTCAGCCCTGAG AGCAAAGGATATGCGATTGGCAATGCCCCGGAGTTGGCCAAGGCACATAATAGCCATGCCAG GCCCGAGCCACGCCACCTCCCTGAGAAGCAGAATGGCCTTAGTGCAGTGCGGACCATGGAGGCGTTCCACTTTGTCAGCTATGTGCCTATCACAGGCCGGCTCTTTGAGCTGGATGGGCTGAAGGTCTACCCCATTGACCATG GGCCCTGGGGGGAGGATGAGGAGTGGACAGACAAGGCCCGGCGGGTCATCATGGAGCGTATTGGCCTCGCCACTGCAGG GATCAAGTATGAGGCCAGGTTGCATGTGCTGAAGGTGAACCGTCAGACAGTACTAGAGGCTTTGCAGCAG CTGATAAGAGTAACACAGCCGGAGCTGATTCAGACCCACAAGTCTCAAGAGTCACAGCTGCCTGAGGAGTCCAAGTCAGCCAGCAACAAGTCCCCGCTGGTGCTGGAAGCAAACAGGGCCCCTGCAGCCACTGAGGGCACCCACACAG ATGGTGCAGAGGAGGCGGCTGGTTCATGCACACAAGCCCCATCCCATAGCCCTCCCAGCAAACCCAAGCTGGTGGTGAAGCCTCCAGGCAGTAGCCTCAACGGTGTTCCCCCCAACCCCACTCCCATTGTCCAGCGGCTGCCAGCCTTTCTAGACAATCACAACTATGCCAAGTCCCCCATGCAG GAGGAAGAAGACCTGGCGGCCGGTGTGGGCCGCAGCCGAGTTCCAGTCCGCCCACCCCAGCAGTACTCAGATGATGAGGATGACTATGAGGATGACGAGGAGGATGACGTGCAGAATACCAACTCTGCCATTAG GTATAAGCGGAAGGGAACAGGGAAGCCAGGGGCATTGAGCGGTTCAGCTGATGGGCAACTGTCAGTGCTGCAGCCCAACACCATCAACGTCTTGGCTGAGAAGCTCAAAGAGTCCCAGAAGGACCTGTCAATTCCTCTGTCCATCAAGACTAGCAGCGGGGCTGGGAGTCCGGCTGTGGCAGTGCCCACACACTCGCAGCCCTCGCCCACCCCCAGCAATGAGAGTACGGACACGGCCTCTGAGATCGGCAGTGCTTTCAACTCGCCACTGCGCTCGCCCATCCGCTCGGCCAACCCGACACGGCCCTCCAGCCCTGTCACCTCCCACATCTCCAAGGTGCTTTTTGGAGAGGATGACAGCCTGCTGCGTGTTGACTGCATACGCTACAACCGTGCTGTCCGTGATCTGGGTCCTGTCATCAGCACAGGCCTGCTGCACCTGGCTGAGGATGGGGTGCTGAGTCCCCTGGCGCTGACAG AGGGTGGGAAGGGTTCCTCGCCCTCCATCAGACCAATCCAAGGCAGCCAGGGGTCCAGCAGCCCAGTGGAGAAGGAGGTCGTGGAAGCCACGGACAGCAGAGAGAAGACAGGGCTGGTGAGGCCTGGCGAGCCCTCGAGTGGGGAGAAGTACTCACCCAAG CTGCCTATTGCTCGTGGGGCTTTGTTGCTGGCCAGCCCCCATCAGAGGTGCAATGCTGGGTTTTGGCAGGAGCTGCTGGCACTGCTAAAGTGTGTGGAGGCTGAGATTGCAAACTATGAGGCGTGCCTCAAGGAAGAggtagagaagaggaagaagttcAAG ATTGATGACCAGAGAAGGACCCACAACTACGATGAGTTCATCTGCACCTTTATCTCCATGCTGGCTCAGGAAG GCATGCTGGCCAACCTAGTGGAGCAGAACATCTCCGTGCGGCGGCGCCAAGGGGTCAGCATCGGCCGGCTCCACAAGCAGCGGAAGCCTGACCGACGGAAACGCTCTCGCCCCTATAAGGCCAAGCGCCAGTGA